A stretch of Microbacterium sp. 4R-513 DNA encodes these proteins:
- a CDS encoding 5-oxoprolinase subunit PxpA: protein MASIDLNADLGETVDGVPTADDEAMFAVVSSANVACGGHAGDAASMREAVARSERFGVAIGAHPSYPDRAGFGRVRIALDPAELRATVAAQLAALAAAGADLRYVKPHGALYHAITTDRAEAEAVVAAVSEASDRLGRALAVLGLDGEIRAAAEARGLPFVREAFLDRGYLADGSLVPRGEAGALLDDPARVAARAVRLAREGRVDAVDGSDVVADARSLCLHGDSPAAVAMARAVRAALDEERIEVRAPW, encoded by the coding sequence ATGGCCTCGATCGACCTCAACGCCGACCTCGGCGAGACCGTCGACGGCGTCCCGACGGCGGACGACGAGGCGATGTTCGCCGTCGTGTCGAGCGCGAACGTGGCGTGCGGCGGGCATGCCGGCGATGCAGCGTCGATGCGCGAGGCGGTCGCGCGGTCCGAACGGTTCGGGGTCGCGATCGGAGCGCACCCGTCCTATCCCGATCGTGCGGGATTCGGCCGAGTGCGGATCGCCCTCGACCCCGCGGAGCTGCGTGCGACCGTCGCCGCGCAGCTCGCAGCCCTCGCCGCCGCCGGCGCTGATCTGCGGTACGTCAAGCCGCACGGCGCCCTCTACCACGCGATCACGACGGACCGCGCGGAGGCCGAGGCCGTTGTCGCGGCGGTCTCGGAGGCGTCGGACCGGCTCGGCCGCGCTCTTGCCGTCCTCGGGCTCGACGGCGAGATCCGCGCGGCGGCAGAGGCTCGCGGGCTGCCGTTCGTGCGGGAGGCCTTCCTCGACCGTGGGTACCTCGCCGACGGGTCGCTCGTTCCGCGCGGAGAGGCCGGTGCCCTGCTCGACGACCCCGCTCGCGTCGCGGCGCGAGCCGTGCGCCTCGCGCGCGAGGGGCGCGTGGATGCGGTCGACGGCTCCGACGTCGTCGCCGACGCGCGGTCGCTCTGCCTGCACGGAGACTCGCCCGCCGCGGTCGCGATGGCTCGTGCCGTCCGCGCGGCTCTCGACGAGGAGCGGATCGAGGTGCGCGCGCCGTGGTGA
- a CDS encoding fused MFS/spermidine synthase has protein sequence MARARREPSDDPQTRLSDGTLARILVSDFTSGYELIVDGTPQSHVDLDDPTHLHFEYIARMGAVIDRLRMPGQPLTAVHLGAGALTIPRYVEATRPGSRQQVIELEPALVELVREHLPLPKGAAIRVRIGDARDGLGRLPAALVGAVDLLVSDVYSGAQTPAHLTTIEFYTAAARLLAPDGVLLVNVADGSGLSFARRQVATVRAVLPHVVVLAEVQTLKGRRFGNLVIAASAAPLPTEWLPRLMAAGPHPAKVAQGAELDEFVRGARPATDADATPSPKPAASVFER, from the coding sequence ATGGCCAGGGCGCGGCGGGAACCGAGTGACGACCCGCAGACCCGACTCTCGGACGGCACCCTCGCCCGGATCCTGGTCTCGGACTTCACGAGCGGCTACGAGCTCATCGTCGACGGCACCCCGCAGTCGCACGTCGATCTCGACGACCCGACGCACCTGCACTTCGAGTACATCGCGCGCATGGGGGCGGTGATCGACAGGCTCCGGATGCCGGGACAGCCTCTCACCGCCGTGCATCTGGGCGCCGGGGCTCTGACGATCCCCCGCTATGTCGAGGCGACGCGTCCCGGTTCCCGGCAGCAGGTCATCGAGCTCGAGCCGGCGCTCGTCGAGCTCGTGCGGGAGCACCTGCCCCTGCCGAAGGGCGCCGCGATCCGGGTTCGTATCGGAGACGCGCGAGACGGGCTCGGGCGCCTCCCGGCGGCTCTCGTGGGGGCCGTCGACCTGCTCGTGTCGGACGTGTACTCGGGTGCGCAGACACCGGCGCACCTCACGACGATCGAGTTCTACACCGCCGCCGCCCGGCTGCTCGCACCGGACGGCGTGCTGCTGGTCAACGTCGCCGACGGCTCGGGGCTCTCGTTCGCGCGGCGCCAGGTCGCCACCGTCCGCGCCGTGCTGCCGCACGTCGTCGTGCTCGCCGAGGTGCAGACCCTCAAGGGCCGGCGGTTCGGGAACCTCGTCATCGCGGCGTCGGCGGCACCGCTTCCGACGGAATGGCTGCCGCGGCTCATGGCGGCGGGCCCCCACCCGGCGAAGGTCGCGCAGGGCGCCGAGCTCGACGAGTTCGTGCGCGGCGCCCGGCCCGCGACCGACGCCGATGCGACGCCCTCGCCGAAGCCCGCGGCATCCGTCTTCGAGCGCTGA
- a CDS encoding tetratricopeptide repeat protein → MSFIHGYDPDTLREQIDPRQCKERLDEIGEQRSLPALLERVWLLKVLDRLDDALVLSEQSVRLARMAGTRKDLLRARILHASVLQFRGAYAAADQELTTCAEEAEGQGWSAIAAFAYQHRGKTHYEAGDFERARRDFKRALFLRQESGASDDQLEATLLAVDAADRRRARVAS, encoded by the coding sequence GTGAGCTTCATCCACGGATACGACCCCGACACGCTTCGTGAGCAGATCGACCCGCGCCAGTGCAAGGAGCGGCTCGACGAGATCGGCGAACAGCGAAGCCTTCCCGCCCTTCTGGAGCGGGTCTGGCTGCTGAAGGTTCTCGACAGGCTCGACGATGCGCTGGTGCTCTCGGAGCAGTCGGTGCGGCTCGCCCGCATGGCCGGCACCCGCAAGGACCTGCTGCGCGCACGCATCCTGCACGCCTCGGTGCTGCAGTTCCGCGGCGCGTACGCGGCCGCCGACCAGGAGCTGACGACGTGCGCCGAAGAGGCCGAGGGGCAGGGGTGGAGCGCCATCGCCGCCTTCGCCTACCAGCACCGCGGCAAGACGCACTACGAGGCCGGCGACTTCGAGCGGGCGAGGCGCGACTTCAAGCGCGCGCTCTTCCTGCGCCAGGAGTCCGGGGCCTCCGACGACCAGCTCGAGGCGACCCTCCTCGCCGTCGACGCCGCCGACCGTCGCCGGGCGCGGGTCGCCAGCTGA
- a CDS encoding SprT-like domain-containing protein yields the protein MSELQRVRRWAEALIATHLDDSWSFAFDNAKRRAGLCDYTRKRITVSRYLSARYDDDTNHQTLLHEVAHALAGPDAAHGPRWKAVARELGYVGGVTHQGETAVELAPWVGVCPSGHTAYRHRRPARATSCVKCAPRFDQRYLFTWTRREITPATRLAAMTPRD from the coding sequence ATGTCGGAACTGCAACGCGTGCGCCGTTGGGCGGAGGCGCTCATCGCGACCCACCTCGACGATTCGTGGTCGTTCGCATTCGACAACGCGAAGCGCCGCGCGGGCCTGTGCGACTACACGCGCAAGCGCATCACGGTCTCCCGCTACCTCTCCGCGCGCTACGACGACGACACCAACCACCAGACTCTCCTCCACGAGGTCGCGCACGCCCTGGCGGGACCGGATGCCGCGCACGGCCCGCGCTGGAAGGCCGTGGCCCGAGAGCTCGGCTATGTCGGCGGCGTGACCCACCAGGGCGAGACGGCGGTCGAGCTCGCGCCGTGGGTGGGTGTGTGCCCGTCGGGCCACACGGCCTACCGTCACCGGCGGCCCGCCCGCGCGACGTCGTGCGTCAAGTGCGCGCCGCGGTTCGACCAGCGCTACCTCTTCACCTGGACCCGGCGTGAGATCACGCCGGCGACGCGGCTCGCCGCCATGACGCCCCGCGACTGA
- a CDS encoding 2-phosphosulfolactate phosphatase, whose translation MSSPQHPFDQSTYQVRFEWGVAGLARLAPADIVVVVDVLRFSSTVIQAIERGETMATDAASRAVSINGVAVAEAASGMVLMGGLRNAAAVADAVLAEQERRAARTSVAVIAAGEATSREPGAPLRFAVEDLFGAGAIIAALSDRGIDHSSPEAAAAAEAFRPLRGAMRHLLTASGSGRELSGRRDEVHAAAAVDASSVVPMLVDGVFVAL comes from the coding sequence GTGTCGTCGCCGCAGCATCCGTTCGATCAGTCCACGTACCAGGTGCGGTTCGAGTGGGGCGTCGCCGGCCTCGCCCGACTCGCGCCCGCCGACATCGTGGTGGTCGTCGACGTGCTGCGCTTCTCGTCGACCGTCATCCAGGCCATCGAGCGGGGCGAGACGATGGCGACGGATGCCGCGTCCCGCGCCGTCTCGATCAACGGCGTGGCCGTCGCCGAGGCGGCGAGCGGCATGGTGCTGATGGGCGGTCTGCGCAACGCCGCCGCTGTCGCGGACGCCGTGCTGGCGGAGCAGGAGCGTCGCGCCGCGCGCACGAGCGTCGCCGTCATCGCCGCCGGCGAGGCGACGTCGCGCGAGCCGGGAGCGCCGCTGCGCTTCGCCGTCGAGGACCTCTTCGGCGCCGGCGCGATCATCGCGGCGCTCAGCGACCGAGGCATCGATCATTCGTCGCCCGAAGCCGCCGCTGCGGCAGAGGCGTTCCGCCCGCTCCGCGGCGCGATGCGGCACCTCCTGACGGCGAGCGGCTCGGGGCGGGAGCTCTCCGGCCGGCGGGACGAGGTGCACGCCGCGGCAGCGGTCGACGCGTCGTCGGTGGTGCCGATGCTGGTCGACGGGGTCTTCGTCGCGCTCTGA